DNA from Deltaproteobacteria bacterium:
GAGCAGCGGGCCCGAGTGGAGAGCCGGACCTTCGACGAGGCGCCCACGCCCACCCTGGTGCCCCCGGTCGGCGCCGTGACCCTGGGCGGGGGCGCGGTCCGCTACCTCGGCGCCACGGTGCAGCCCGAGCGGGCACGCCGCGGCGGCCAGCTGCAGGTGACCCACTACTGGACCTGCCTGAAGCCCCTCGAGGACGAGCAGCGGGTCTTCGTCCACGGCGCCGGGAGGGGGGAGCGGGGCGTGCAGCTGAACGGAGATCACCTCCCGGTGGAGGGGCTCTGGCCCACCGATCGCTGGGAGGTGGGCAAGACCTACGCCGATCCCCACACCCTCGAGATCCCCGAGCACTACGCCGCCGCCGAGCTCGTCCTGCACGTGGGCCTCTTCCGCTTCGACCGGCGGATGCGGGTCGATCTGCGTGGCGCCCACGACGGCAGCAACCGGATCGCCCTGCCGCCCATTCCCATCGAGGGCGGGGCGGCGCCGGTGCCGGAGTACCTCGCGCCCCGGGCCGAGGCGCCGCCCGTCCTCGACGGTCTGCTCGGCGACGCGGCCTGGCAGGCGGCGCCGGTGGTCACCCTGCAGCGCTCCAACGGCAAGGGCCGGCCTCGCCACGCGACCTGGGCCCGCCTGGCCTGGGACGAGGCCAACCTCTACGTGGCCTTCGAGGTGGAGGATCCGGACATCTACTCGACCTTCGAGAAGGACGACGACCCCCTCTACGAGCAGGAGGTGGTGGAGATCTTCCTGGACGCCGACGGCGACGGGAGGACCTACAACGAGCTGCAGGTGGCACCCTCCGGCCGGCGCTTCGACGCGCGCTTCCCGGCCCGGCGGCGGAACATGGATCTGAGCTGGAGCTCGGAGATGCGGATCGGCCGGAAGCTCGAGGGCACCCTCAACGACGACGGCGACGAGGATCGGGGGTGGACGGTGGAGCTCGCGATCCCGGTGGAGCGGCTCTACGCGGTGCCTCGCTGGCCCCCGGGCCCGGAGGACACCTGGCGCTTCAACCTCTATCGGCTGGAGCACCCGGGACGCTCGAGCGAGGAGGGCTCGGCGCTCTCCCCGCCGGTGGTGCCCGACTTCCACCAC
Protein-coding regions in this window:
- a CDS encoding sugar-binding protein, which codes for MTAAEILEDPGPGGAPGDEPGVAAGDGRVVEDDLPAGLPPQPDRCPRRVGEGPAPPGGAALEHHQARLVLRGCPAPQERQGLGPGAPRRLLRRGALDPEAQAEAPEPELLPAEEHPLPPAREAAVDAQVVPQAGLRPQQEIAEEGVHAEPGGPAERVEEAGGPLVVGVQGEVTHRLAGEQGARHLSGIPAGAARHRPWPSSPARGPDGGADLRTWPGRCSNQPVMLSSRSTLLCLALLSLLACRDPSAGPAPRKLSAEQRARVESRTFDEAPTPTLVPPVGAVTLGGGAVRYLGATVQPERARRGGQLQVTHYWTCLKPLEDEQRVFVHGAGRGERGVQLNGDHLPVEGLWPTDRWEVGKTYADPHTLEIPEHYAAAELVLHVGLFRFDRRMRVDLRGAHDGSNRIALPPIPIEGGAAPVPEYLAPRAEAPPVLDGLLGDAAWQAAPVVTLQRSNGKGRPRHATWARLAWDEANLYVAFEVEDPDIYSTFEKDDDPLYEQEVVEIFLDADGDGRTYNELQVAPSGRRFDARFPARRRNMDLSWSSEMRIGRKLEGTLNDDGDEDRGWTVELAIPVERLYAVPRWPPGPEDTWRFNLYRLEHPGRSSEEGSALSPPVVPDFHHLPRFARLRFAGSGTPSASDPPSGR